Below is a genomic region from Marmota flaviventris isolate mMarFla1 unplaced genomic scaffold, mMarFla1.hap1 Scaffold_1421, whole genome shotgun sequence.
GCAGGCGGTAGAAGAGGTGACCTCCTGTGACATAGATGTCCCCACGGCAGGCCACAGCCTCATGGGCCACAGGGAAGGTGCCTGCAGGGAGGGGAGCACGTAAGGTCCAGGCATCTGTGCGTGGGTCGTAGCGCTCCATGCTGTACAGGCACTCGCCTCCAATAGCATACAGCAGCCCGTCCAGGGCCACCAGCTTGAGCTGGGCTCTGGCTTGCTGCATGGGCCGAACCTGGCTCCAGATGTTGGTCAGAGGGTTGTAGCAAAAGACCTCTTTGGAGCAGACAGCCTTGGCACCAGAGCCACGGATGCCGCCTGCAAGGAACAGGTAGTTGTGCATGGTGCAGAGACCACAGCCCCGGAGGGGGGCTTCCTCCGGCACCTGGGTCAGGGGCCGCCAAATGTTCTCTTGAGGGTTGAACACATGGAGGAATGTTCGATGAGGCAGAGGTGCAGTCTGAGCTTCAGGAGATTCCTCAGCACGAGAGCTCTTCTTGAACCCGGAACGGCACACCGGGTAGAGTCTGGGCAGTACAAGGAcccccagcctggcctggccctggcccgTCCGCAGGCCAAGGATGCGCTCCCGATCAGCCCCACTCAGCTGCCGGTAGAGGTGCGGGTCGCCCAGCACGTGCAGCAGGTTGCTGCTCATCAAGGCATAGGTCTCCTGGGCCAGGCCAGGCTCCCCATGCTGCTGGGCAAAGGCCAGCACCTCCAGGCAGCTGCCCAGGTCTAGCCGCTGGGGACGTTGAACAGCTGTGGCAGCCTCCAAGGCCCACGAGTGGGGCTTCTGGGATCCCTTGACCATCCCCCAACTCCCAGGCCTCTGCAGAAAAACCATGAGTTTTTGGGcctctttctgcttctctgtGAGGACTCCCCTGCTGCCTGCAGAGCTGGCCTCCTCCCTGAGCACTTGACCCTGGTGCTGCTCTGGGGCCACCTGGCTGACCAGATGCTCAGAGCTCAGGGCTATTTCACACATGCTGTGTTTCCGTGGTCTGGGGATATGCTGAGAATCCCACCTCGTAGCAGAGGGTGGTGCAGAGCCAGACTGCATCTGCACAGAGCGCTGTGTGTGTCCCCCAGGCACTTCAGCTGAGGGCAGTGAGTCTAGACTTTTCTCCTTGGTTCTGTTTTCTTTGGGGCCTAGAGGTGGGCCAGGGGTGGGCTTCCCATTGGTTTCAAAGCCCACTGGCTGCGCCTGACATGGAGTCTTGGCCAGTCCTCCCGCCTGTGTGACAATCCCCAAAGAAGATGGGTGCCTATTCTGGAGGTTGGGGATTTCCCCTTCAGATTGGGAAGCCCCTGGTCTGTGTTCAGAATGGGTGAAAGAGCTGGGACCTGCAGGGCTCACAGGGACTGCCCTTAGGGCGCATCCTTTGGGCTTCTCTTGCCTGGGAAAGGGGTGGCTTCTAAGAACCATGGCAATAAGGTTTCCCCAGCTACTTGTAATCTGCCCTTCGTGGTAGCTCCTGGAGAGACCCACTTTGGACTCTCCAGCCGCAGGGCTTGACCCACCAGCTAAGGCAGGGGCTGGGAGTAAGGTTGGTGATGGGCATGGGGTTGAGGCAGGGGCTAAGGCTGTGGGCGGAGCTGAGGCTGCGGCTGCGGCTGGTGATGGGTTTGTCACTGGGAATGGGGCTCTGGGTGGAGAaggggctagggttactgttggaGCTGAAGTGGAAACTTGGTCTGATGAGGAGGCCGGCGCCGCGCTGACATTTTCACCCTCAGAAGGATCCTGGCTGACTCCGTGGGGCAGAGAGTTtgcaggagaggggctgggggctgcagAGAGGAGGCCCACGCCCGACCCATTTGCCTTCGGGGAAGGGCGACCCGCATCCCCGCCCCGAGGCGGGGGCGTGGCTGGACGACCAGTGGAGGGGACGCCACTGTGGCCCTCTACAGTTGGCCTTCCTCGGGGCGGGGTCTGCTGGGGCTCCAGGTCAGCCACCAGGCCACCAGCCGCCCGCTGCCTGCCCTGACGAGGCTGGGACTCCCTCCCTTCTCCCGCTCTGCCCAGCCCGGAGTCGAGGCGGGGGCCGCCGTCTGCTGGGCCCGCAGCCCCGGCCGGACGCGCGCCGCAGGACTCCCCCTGCACCTCCTCAGGCGAGAAGCCCCACGGCGGCCCCTCCGGCCACTCGCCCGCCGAGTCCAGGGCGCGGCTGAAGTCACCGGTGGGGCTGACCGCTTTCCTCACCCAGGGCCGGCCCTCCGTCGGGGCCGGGACGCCCGCAGCCTCCCGGGGGGCGAGGGCGCCGGTCTCGGGGACCTTGCCAGCCTCGCCCTGGGAgcccaggggctgggctggggccgcCTGGGGGCTGCACTTCTCGCGCCCGCGCTCCGGGCGGTTGGTCCCGGGAGCCGTGAGCGCGG
It encodes:
- the LOC114106313 gene encoding kelch domain-containing protein 7B, which translates into the protein MVLRSHPFPRQEKPKGCALRAVPVSPAGPSSFTHSEHRPGASQSEGEIPNLQNRHPSSLGIVTQAGGLAKTPCQAQPVGFETNGKPTPGPPLGPKENRTKEKSLDSLPSAEVPGGHTQRSVQMQSGSAPPSATRWDSQHIPRPRKHSMCEIALSSEHLVSQVAPEQHQGQVLREEASSAGSRGVLTEKQKEAQKLMVFLQRPGSWGMVKGSQKPHSWALEAATAVQRPQRLDLGSCLEVLAFAQQHGEPGLAQETYALMSSNLLHVLGDPHLYRQLSGADRERILGLRTGQGQARLGVLVLPRLYPVCRSGFKKSSRAEESPEAQTAPLPHRTFLHVFNPQENIWRPLTQVPEEAPLRGCGLCTMHNYLFLAGGIRGSGAKAVCSKEVFCYNPLTNIWSQVRPMQQARAQLKLVALDGLLYAIGGECLYSMERYDPRTDAWTLRAPLPAGTFPVAHEAVACRGDIYVTGGHLFYRLLRYSPVKDSWDECPYSASHRRSSDMVALGGFLYRFDLLRGVGAAVMRYNTVTGSWSRAASLPLPEAIPLRCTVLGNTIYCLNHQVTATFAVSEGTAQFQAKELQPFPLGNKGILCPFILTLPTAARLQTSL